One Carassius carassius chromosome 20, fCarCar2.1, whole genome shotgun sequence DNA segment encodes these proteins:
- the LOC132095915 gene encoding phospholipid scramblase 2-like: MDSASGSPFQTAVEHQGVLLGKHEEDISAARHAVETLAAQMSELSCQVHSLHLQPSASHGPPVPTEPRINNPLVFSGEPTQCRSFLTQFEVVFSLQPMTYAKERATIAYVLSLHNGWAREWGTANWETETECISSFARFKEEMIRVFNHSPYICCGIKPVNRYSVKDGMGNKIFSILEDSETCDRQCYGTGRPFTMNVTDHSNQEVIRMVHPSVCTSCSSHELEIQSPPGTTIGHVRQNWHFCLPKFTLENERGEPAIKIVGPCVGCTCCTDENFELVSLNEAAIDGSFGKITKPFSCSGSNAAFVISFPSNMDVKMKATALGACILIDSMYYTSKRPSLLGVCLSVALGYWKIGYR, encoded by the exons ATGGACTCAGCGAGTGGCAGCCCGTTCCAGACCGCCGTCGAACACCAGGGTGTCCTTCTAGGGAAGCATGAGGAGGACATCTCAGCTGCCCGACATGCCGTCGAGACACTGGCCGCCCAAATGTCCGAGCTTTCCTGCCAGGTTCACAGTTTGCACCTCCAGCCTTCCGCCTCTCATGGTCCTCCCGTTCCGACTGAGCCACGGATCAATAATCCTCTGGTCTTTTCGGGTGAGCCAACACAATGTCGCTCTTTCCTAACCCAGTTTGAGGTGGTGTTCTCGCTACAGCCCATGACATATGCTAAGGAAAGAGCCACGATCGCCTACGTTCTTTCTCTGcacaatggttgggctcgcgaaTGGGGAACGGCTAACTGGGAGACTGAGACGGAGTGCATCTCCAGTTTTGCGCGCTTCAAGGAGGAGATGATTCGGGTCTTCAACCACTCCCCCTACA tTTGCTGTGGAATAAAGCCTGTCAACAGATATTCTGTGAAGGATGGCATGGGGAACAAGATTTTCAGTATTCTTGAGGACAGCGAGACTTGTGACAGGCAATGTTATGGTACTGGACGTCCTTTCACAATGAATGTTACTGACCACTCAAATCAAGAGGTCATCAGAATGGTGCACCCATCTGTTTGTACTTCCTGCAGCAGCCATGAG ctAGAGATTCAGTCTCCACCGGGCACTACCATTGGACATGTTCGACAAAACTGGCATTTTTGCCTACCTAAATTCACTCTTGAGAATGAACGGGGTGAACCAGCAATTAAGATTGTGGGACCATGTGTAGGATGTACCTGCTGCACAGATGAGAACTTTGAG CTGGTGTCTTTGAATGAAGCAGCGATAGACGGATCATTTGGCAAAATAACCAAACCATTCTCATGCAGTGGATCAAATGCAGCTTTTGTGATCAGTTTTCCAAGCAACATGGATGTCAAAATGAAAGCTACTGCACTGGGAGCCTGCATACTTATT GACTCCATGTATTACACATCAAAAAGGCCATCGCTTTTGGGTGTCTGCCTATCGGTGGCATTAGGCTATTGGAAAATAGGCTATAGGTAG